One genomic region from Spirulina subsalsa PCC 9445 encodes:
- the rsmD gene encoding 16S rRNA (guanine(966)-N(2))-methyltransferase RsmD yields the protein MRIYGNRPLKTLPGRDVRPTPAKVREALFNMWRDRLEGCRWLDLCGGNGSMGAEALCRGAGWVVGIEKWGKACRVMGENWQQFAQGEQEYQVICGDVRQKLPGLAGQVFDCIYFDPPYASDLYQPTLEAIASFHLLAPDGIMAAEYEPHFWTPPPQVQQLTLTRQKVYGNSAIAFYQEEGV from the coding sequence ATGCGAATTTATGGGAATCGACCGTTGAAAACCCTGCCGGGGCGTGATGTGCGCCCGACTCCGGCGAAGGTGCGGGAGGCTTTGTTTAATATGTGGCGCGATCGCCTCGAAGGATGTCGATGGCTGGATCTCTGTGGGGGCAATGGTTCGATGGGGGCAGAAGCCCTCTGTCGAGGGGCCGGGTGGGTGGTGGGGATTGAAAAGTGGGGGAAGGCCTGCCGAGTGATGGGGGAAAATTGGCAACAGTTCGCCCAGGGGGAGCAAGAGTATCAAGTGATCTGTGGAGATGTTCGCCAAAAACTCCCCGGTTTGGCGGGACAGGTGTTTGATTGTATTTATTTTGACCCACCCTATGCCAGTGATCTCTATCAACCGACCTTAGAGGCGATCGCATCATTCCACTTACTGGCCCCGGATGGGATAATGGCGGCCGAATACGAACCCCATTTCTGGACTCCTCCCCCCCAAGTGCAGCAACTCACCCTCACACGACAAAAGGTTTATGGCAATAGTGCGATCGCCTTTTATCAAGAGGAGGGCGTTTAG
- the petG gene encoding cytochrome b6-f complex subunit V: MIEPLLLGIALGLIMITLAGLFFAAYMQYKRS; the protein is encoded by the coding sequence ATGATTGAACCTTTACTCTTAGGGATTGCCCTTGGCTTAATTATGATTACCTTGGCTGGGCTATTTTTTGCGGCCTATATGCAGTACAAACGGAGTTAG